A stretch of DNA from uncultured Fretibacterium sp.:
GCTCCGTCGTCATGGAGTAGCGCCAGCCCGAGCCCTCCCGCCGAACGTCCCCCTTGACGGTGAGCCCGAAGTCCCCGAGCTTGCCGCTGGCGTGCAGCGCAAAGCGATCCTTCCCCGAGGACTGAACCGACAGCGCCAGGCGGTCGACGATCGTCTCCCGGACCGTCAGGGGCGTATCGACCCGCAGGGTCGCCTCGGGCCTTGCGGGCGAGCCCTGGAGGGTGAGGGAGCCGTTGAGGATGCCGCCCACCGGGGCATCGAGCACGAAGGGATTCAGGAGCTCCCGGAGCGACAGGTCCCTCACGGCCAGTCTCACGTCGAGCTTGTGGTCCATGGGGTTTCGCGCCGACAGGGAGACCGATCCCTTCCCCTCGAGCGTCCCCTTGCCCAGCGCCGCCGAGAGGCGGTCGACGCGAATCTCCCTCGTCGTTCCCCGCAGGTCGAGCTCCAGCCCGTCCAGGGGGACGCCGCCGGCCCGGATGCCCGTCCCTCGAAGCGACGCGGACAGTGCCGCCGAGTCCGCGGGCCCCGAGACCTTGAAGCTCCCCTGAAGCGTGCCATCCAGGCCCTGCGGCTTCCCCGCCCCGAACAGGGAGGCGAGGTTCAGCCCGTTCAGTATTCCGGAGAGGTCGAGCTGCGGTTTCCCCTCCCTCGGCAGGGCGACGGTCCCCCGAAGGGTCAGCGTTCCTCCGGGCAGGTTCAGCGCGGACTCCGGCAGCGTCAGGCGACCGTCCGCATAGGAGGCCGACAGCTTGAGGCCGCGTAGGGGGACGTCCGCCACGCGGGCATCCTTCCCGGTCAGGTGGACCGTCACGCGGGGATCCGAGAACGAGCCGCCGACGAAGGCTTTGACGTCCAGGAGCCCCCTGACCTGCGAGGCGATCTGCGGGATGGACCGGGGGTCGAGCCCCAGGACCCGCCCCTCGAAGCCGAGCCCCTTTCGCCGAAGGTCCGCCGTCCCGGACAGGGACAGCGGCGCCTTCCCGATGCGCCCCTCCAGGCGCTCCAGGACCGCCTGCCCGTCGGCGCAGCGCAGGGAGGCGCTCAGGTCGCGGACCGTCACCCCTCCGGCCGTAAGGCCGGGGGAGCTCAGGGTCCCCGAGACGGCCATCGCCTCGTCGACCCGGACGGTGAGGGCCAGCTTCCCCGACGGGGCCGCAGCGGCCAGAGCGGGGAAGACGGCCGCCATCAGGGCGGTATCGAGTTCCGTCGCGGTGAAGGACATCTCCGGCCGCAGGGCGCCGTTCCTCCGCAGGGCCTCTCCCCTGCCTCGGACGCGGCCCCCGAAGACCTCGCCGTCGCAGACGATGCGGGGGGGGGCCCCGGGGGTCAGACGTATGTCGGCGGTCAGGTTCCGGACCAGCCGCTTCCCGCCCGCGGCCACCTCGGGCAGACTCGCCGAGAGATCGCCCGAGACGCTGCCCGAGGCGTCGGCGGTCAGGTCGAACCGCACCTGTCCCCCCTCGCCGGCCAGGCCGGCCTGGGGCGCGAGGAGGCGGCCGATGTTCTTCAGGGACACCCCTTTGGCGGAGCCGCGCGCGGCCAGGCGAGGCCCCGAGGTCCCTGCCCCTCCCCGAAAGTCCGCCGACAGGGCCAGGGACGCGTCGGCGGACAAGCTGCGGAATGCCGCGTCCGACACGGTCAGCACCCCTCCGGACCAGCTCCAGGGGAGGCGGAGCTCGAGGGGGACGTCCCGGACGCGCGCGCGTTTCAGGGAAAGCACGCCGCCGGCCTCGAGATCGTCCACGGTCCCTCTGACCGAGAAGCGGCCGTCGAGCCTCCCCGTCCCGCGGAGGTCGGCACTACCGGGCAGGAGCTCCAAAAGGGAGCCCAGGGACAGGGCCGAGAGGTCGCCGCGGAGGTCGAAGGGCTGCTCGATGCGTCCCTTGAAGGAGCCCTTCCCCTTCCCTATTCTGACGTCGCTGGAGACCACCTCGAGCGGCGAGAAGCCGATGACCGCGTCCGCCTCCAGCGGGAGCTCCCCGAGGGCCGAGCGCAGGACGAGGCCCCCCTGTTCCGAGAGGTCCAGCGAGGTCAAATTCAGGGCTCCCCAGGGGGAGGCGACGGCGGCGTCCCGAACCGAGATGCGCACCGGGAGGACATGCAGGGGTTCCGAGGAGGCCGTCCCTCCGCCGAACCGGTCCGCCAGGCTCCGAAGGCTCTCCACGTCGGTGCTCAGCCCCTCCAGCTCCAGGGCCTCCGGCCAGGGGCTCCCGCTCAGGATGGAGCTCCAGTTCGGGCGCACGGAGAGGCGCCGAAGCTCCAGCAGAGCAGCGTCGCCCGATACGAGCGCCGCCCCCGTCACCGTGTACCCCCCGTAGAGGGACCCCTCCAGCCCCTCGACGCGAAGGGAGGGCACGAGGCCGGAGCCGATGTGCCGGACGATCGGCAGCAGCAGCCAGCGGCCCGTCGGCAGCCAGACGAGGCCGGCCGCCAACAGAAACAGAAGCGGGAATAAAAGGAGGAGCAGCTGCGTCATGTGGCGCAGAAGTTTACGGAATAAATTAAACAAAAACATGACCTCGTTTCAATTCAAAGTCCCCATAAAGCGTCCCCATAAAGTCCCCATGTTGATTTCTTATACCCGTCCCCCTGTGAATAAGTGGATAAGAAGGTGGATAAAATTCCAAAAACAGGCTTGAGACGTTCACTTGGCGCCTCATTGTGGATAAGTGGACTTTGTGGAAGACCTCAAACGCGCCGAAAAATCAAGTCTTGAATTTTTTCGGATATCCGATTCGGGGCGCCTCCAGGGACATCGTCCCACAGTCCAATGAAACGCACCTCCAATGAAGTGCGCCGTTTTTCATCGGCCATGATAGCACGCTCCGCTTCCGCGCAAAAGCGCGATATCGCGCGGCACGCGAACCCGAACGAAGGCTTACTATTATACTTATTATAGTAATTCATTCCGCATGGAAGCTGCAGCCCCCTTTGCGGACGAAAATCAAGCGGTACAATAAACGAATCGTAACCTCAATTCGAATCAAACCGAGGTATCGGCCTTGTGCCGGGAAAGGATACGGGCTCATGGATAAATTGGAGGGCTTCTGGGACCCCCTGCTGCTCCCGCCGGACACGCCCACCGGGCAGAGGGCCGCCGTGACGGCCGGGGCCGGTAGGGTCGCGGTGGGGGCCGGGGCCGGGACGGGCAAGACCTGGGTGCTCTCCAGCCGATACGCGCGCCTGCTCCTGACGGACGCGGAATGCCTGCCGCGCGACATTCTGACCCTCACCTACACGGAGGCGGCGGCCAGCGAGATGCGGGAGCGCATCGAACGGCGCGTCCGCGAGCTCCTGTCCGCACCGGGCGCGCCCGTCTCCGCGGATCGGGTCCGAGAGGTGACGGACGGGTTCGGCGAGGCGTGGATCTCGACCATCCACGCCTTCGCGGCACGGATGATCCGGGAGTCCGGCCTGTCGCTGGACGTGGACCCTCGCGCGTCGGTCGTCAGCAGCCCGCAGGAGGATGCCTTCTGGAACGCGATAGGGGACGCCGCGGAGGGGGCGGACCTCCGCGGAATGGCGAGGCTCAGCGGGGACGCCCGACTGCGCGCCGCCGCCGTCGCCCTGGACGACGACCGGACGCTCGGCGCGGCCCTGGACCAATGGGATGGTGCGAAGCTCCGCGACCTGGCGCGGGATACGGCGGAGCTGCACGCTTCGCTGGGACACACCTGGGGCCAGATGCTGGACTGGGCCGCCGCCGCCCCGAGCTCCGACGATCCCTTGGTGTGTGCGGCCTCCGCGGCCGTGACGGAGCTCCTGCGCCCGCACTGGCTCTCGGCCTGGGAGCTCTGGGGCTCGGTGTTCCGTGCTCTGGGTGGAGAGCTTGCCGATAAGGCGCACAAGGACCGCGCGGAGGGCAAGGCCGAAAGTCCCGCCGCGCTGATCGCCGCCTGCGGGGAGCTCTGGATGCCGCGGATGGCGGGCCGGGACCGCAACGCAGAGGGGCCCAGGGAGCCCGACGACGAGGCCCTGCGCCTCTTCACGCTGGACGTCCTGCACGCCCTTCGGAACCTCAGGGGGGCGACAGGAAAGCTCTTCGCCGCCATCAGGGACATCCTGGGAACGACGGCGGGCGATTGGCGCAAGGAACAGGAGCGGATCAAGCTCCCCGTCCTGTCCGGCCCGGCCCCGAACGAGCCCCTCCCGGAGCCGGAACGCCGCCTGCGCGCCACGCTTCTCCGTTTCTGCGGGACGGCCTGGGGCCTGTGGGATGAGATGAAGCGGCGGAGAGGGCTCCTGTCGTTCTCCGACATGATCCTCCACGCCCGGGGCGCGGCGGAACGGGTACGCGCCTCCAGGGAGTTCCGCCACGTCCTGGTGGACGAATTTCAGGATACGGACCCCCTCCAGTTCTCCCTGCTGGAGTCCCTGAGGGAACGCGGAGGCGCGGGGCTCTTCGCCGTCGGGGACCCCAAACAGTCCATCTACCGCTTCCGCCACGCGGACCCGGCGCTCTTCGCCGGGACCATCGCCCAGGCGGACGAACGGATCGAGCTGGACGTGAGCTTCCGGACCCGCGGCCCCCTCCTGAGGCGGATCAACGGCCTGTTTGCCCATATCTGGAGCTCCGGGCTCGGCTCCTCCGCCGGGCTGAGGGGGCTGGCCTACGAGCCGCTCACCCCGGCCGCGGCCCCATCGGAGCGCAGCGAGGGGACCCTCGCCCCCTTTTCGCTCCTGCTCGCCGTCCGCTCTGGACGCGGCGAGGCGAACGCCCGGGAGCGCCTCGCCGCGGCGCTCGCCTCGCGCATCGGGGACGCCGTCCGCTCCGGCCGTACCGTGTGGGACAAGGCGGAACGAAGGCTTCGGCCCGCACGCTGGCGGGACTTTGCGGTGCTGCTACGGAACCGGAACCATCACGGCCTCCTGGAGCAGGCGTTCGCGGCGGAGGGGATCCCCGTGCGGCTGGACCGAAGCACGGAATACTTCGCCCGCGGCGAGGTGGGCGACGTCATCGCACTGCTGCGCATGGCCGCGGACCCCGGGGACGAGACGGCCCTGTCGGGCTGGCTGCTCTCGCCCTTCTCGGGGGTCCCGAGGGGGGAGGCGCTCCGCCTCCTCGAGGGACGCGCCGCGGCGCTCCGAGCGGGGCGGAGGGGGCCGCTGTCCGACCTGCTGCGCGAGCTCATCCCCGAGGCGTTCAAGCGGCTCGTCCACCTCGAACTGCTGGGGCGTCACAGGGGCCCCGCGGCCCTGCTGGAGGGCTTCGTCCGGGACCGCCGCTGGCTCTCGGGATATGCCCCGCGCTATCGGCTCCGCGCGCTCCGAAACGTCCGGCGTGCGTACTCCCTGGCCCGCTCCTATCAGCGGGGGCTCGCCGTCAGCCTGGCCGGCTGCGCGCGGTGGATGGAGCGCGCCCTGAGGGACGGTTCCCGCATGGAGGAGCCGCACTGGATGGACCCGGACGCCGACGCCGTCCTCATCGCCACGGTCCACGCATCCAAGGGGCTGGAGTACCCCGCCGTCGCCGTGTTCGACACCGCGCGGCGCACCGCCTCCTCCTCGCTCTGTCCGTCCAGGACGCTGGGGTTGGCCTTCTCCGGCCTTCCCGACGCCCTGGCCGATATTTCGGGCGCTCCGGGCAAAAACACGGAGACGGACGGGCCGGAGGCGCAGAAAGACCTCGAGCCCCGCACGATGCTCTGGGAGCGGCTGCTCTCCTCTCAGGGCGAGCTGGAGGAGGACATGCGCCTCTTCTACGTCGCCTGCACCCGGGCGCAGGACGCCCTGTGTCTCTGCGGGTTCGTCGGGGAGGACAAGGACGGGAACCGCACCCTGCCGCGGGACCGCTGGACGTCCCTCGCCCTCTCCTGGCTGGCCGGGGAGAAGGGCTGCGATTGGCAGGAGCTGGGCCAGCCCGAGGTCCGGTATCTGGACGAGGACGGCGAAGGCCCGGCCGCCCCCTCGGGCGGGGCAAGGGCGGAAATCAGGACGGAAATCAGGGCGAAAATCGGTACAGGGCCTGAAGCCGAGACATCCGGCGATGCCACGAAGGTTCCCCCCGCGCCGGTCCCGGCGCCGAGCCTCGACGGGGTGACGCTGGCCTCGTTCTCGGCGACGTCGTTCGCGCTGTTCGAGTGGTGTCCGCTGGCCTGGCGGCGTCGCTACCGGCAGGGCCTGGACCTTCGCTGGGAGATCCCCGACGAGGCGGCGGGCGGAACGGGGGACGCGGAGAGCGCGGGCGGCGCGGACCTGGGGACACTGGCCCACTGGATTCTGGCGCGCTGGCCCTCCGACCGCCCGATGCCGGGGGAGCGGGACGCCCTGTCCTGGTGGCTCTCGGACCCGCGCGTCCCGCAGCGTCTGCCCGCAAACCTACGGGAGATCTGGCGCGACCCCGGCTCTCGTGAGGCCCTGGCCGACTGGCTCCACCGGTTCAAGGACTCCGAGGCCGGGGTGGAGATCGGCGGGGCCCTGAGGACGGGGCGCGCTCGGCGAGAGGCGGGCTTCCGCGTGCGGGTCGGCGGGTCGGGCCTGCCCCTGGTCGGCGCTATGGACGTGGTCTGGCGCTCCACGGGAGCGGCGGGGCTCTGGCACGTCCGGGACTACAAGATCACCCTCCCGTCGGGGGCCCCGGACGAGCTCTACCGGTCCCAGCTGGCCTTCTACGCGCTGGCGGTCCGGGAGCTCGCCGAACGGGCCTCGGAAAAGGGCGCGGGAGGGGGAAAAACGGGACTCACGAAGCAAAATTTCGAGGCGGTGGACGTCGGGCTGATCTTTCTGCGCGAGGGAGGGCTCATCGGGAGCCGATGTTCCTTTCCACGGGACTTCGAATGGGACGGATTGAGGTCGCGGGTGCTGGAGGCGGCGCGGGGCGCGGCCCTGGGGGACTGGCCGGCCCGGACCGATCGGTGCCGGGAGTGTCCCTGGGCCGGGAACTGTCCGGGCCGTCGCCGGGGACGGGCGCCGCGCCGCCTCGGAATAGATCGGATCGGATAAATATAAAAATAGGATAGAAAAGAGGGCCGGACGAGTCGCCCGGCCCTCGAAGGCGAACGGCGAAGCGGTCTCCGTCACCGTTTCCCCGCGGGGTAGACCTCCTCCAGCTTCCGCAGCAAAAGCCAGGTGACGACCCCGGAGATGATGATTTTTGGCGCGAGGAACGAGCCGTTGTAGATGGCGGAGTAGACCCAGGGGTTGGTCCCCTCGGGGGCATAGCTGGCGAAGAAGATGACGCCGGAGAGGACATGACAGGAGAACTGCGCGAGCGCCGCCAGGACCAGGCTCACCAGCCTCTGACGCGGCAGCAGCGCCGCCAGCCCTATGGCGCCGTAGGCCGCGGGGTAGTCCAGGATCGCCTGGACGGGATGCACGACATACCCGCCCAGCAGCAGGTTCATCACGCCCGCGAGCACCCCCGCGCCACAGCCCCAACACAGCCCCCTCCGCCAGGCGAACAGGATCAGCGGGACCAATTCCAGGTTGACGGAGCCCCCCTGAGGCATACGGAACAGCCGGATGTAGGACAACACGATCGAGAGGGCGATGCACAGGGCCCCCTCCACCAAAACCACGGTACGCGACGAACGAACTTGCTCCGACATGACGAAACGACCTCCCCAGACAGGATAAAAAGATGACGGCGACATCCGGGGGAGGAATTGGGCGGGAACGGGAATCCGAAAGGAACGATGGATGAGAACGAACATCTTCCTACGCCGGCATTATCCGGTTCAGGTTCCAGGGTCGAGGCCGGATTCGGCCCCCTCTCAGCGACAAGCTCCCCCGATGTGCGATCTATGGTGACATTCAAGGCGGCGTTTGTCAAGAGGCCAGGCGTCTTATGTCAGCGCCGGATCGGGCCGAAATGCTCCGTCAGGAATCGATCGAGGGCCGGAACGTAGATCTCCCGGGACTGCAGGAAGCCTCCGTTGTGGCTGCCATGGATTTCCACAAATGCCTTCCCGCCGGCCACGGCCTCGTAAAGCCGCCTTCCCTCACGAAAGGGGACGATGCCGTCGTCCGGGCTGTGAATGCACAGGGTGGGGACGGTCAGGCGTTCGGCTGCCTCCCGGGAGTTCCAGATGTCCCCGACCGCCGCCCGCAGGAGCGGGGCCATAAAGTCCAGGTTCAGGACTCCGAACGGTGAGGCGAAGGTGGATTCCAGGATGAGCGCGCGGGGCCTGACGCTGCGCGTGAGTTCCAGCGCGACGGCGCCGCCGAGCGAACGACCGAAGAGCACGATGTCGTCGGGTGCCACCCCCCTGTCCTGCAGCCAGTTCCACGCCGCGCGCGCGTCCCGGGCGACACCCTCAGGGCTTGGCGATCCCTCGCTCTGTCCATAGCCCCGATAGTCGAAGACGAAGGAGGAGAGCCCCAGGTCGTGAAAGATGCGGAGGGACTCCACACGCCAGGAGAGGTTTCCTCCGTTGCCGTGGCAGAAGAGCAACGTCGCCCGGGCGTTCTCGGCCGGGACGTACCAGGCGCGCAGACGGACGCCGTCGTCCGTCGTCAGGGTAACGTCCTCGTAGCGGAGCCCCGCATCCGCAGGCGTTGCGGTGATCTCCCTCGTGGGGTGGAAGGCCAGAGACGGCAGCAGAAAACGCGCTGCAGCCATGAGAACGACGAGCGTTCCCAGCAACAAAAAGAATGCATGCAGCAGAAATCTGGACAAGGTACGCACCTCCCTCTACTGCCTGTCGATCAGGGCGCCAGATGCCCGCGCATCCAGTCCGCCAGAGGGTTGCCCCTGCGCAGCAGCCTGCCGTCCTTCGAGACGAAAGCGTGGCGCGTCCAGCCCTCTGCCGCCAGCTTCCCGTCGGCGGTGCGGAACACGCGACACCGGAACGTGACACTGACGTTCGTGACCTCGGAGATGTGGGTCTCGATCTCGATCTCGTCGTCGTAGAACAGGGACGACTTGTAGCGGCAGCCGGCCTCGACCACGGGCAGGAGAATGCCATCCGCCTCCCAGTCCCGATACGTCCTTCC
This window harbors:
- a CDS encoding UvrD-helicase domain-containing protein, with the protein product MDKLEGFWDPLLLPPDTPTGQRAAVTAGAGRVAVGAGAGTGKTWVLSSRYARLLLTDAECLPRDILTLTYTEAAASEMRERIERRVRELLSAPGAPVSADRVREVTDGFGEAWISTIHAFAARMIRESGLSLDVDPRASVVSSPQEDAFWNAIGDAAEGADLRGMARLSGDARLRAAAVALDDDRTLGAALDQWDGAKLRDLARDTAELHASLGHTWGQMLDWAAAAPSSDDPLVCAASAAVTELLRPHWLSAWELWGSVFRALGGELADKAHKDRAEGKAESPAALIAACGELWMPRMAGRDRNAEGPREPDDEALRLFTLDVLHALRNLRGATGKLFAAIRDILGTTAGDWRKEQERIKLPVLSGPAPNEPLPEPERRLRATLLRFCGTAWGLWDEMKRRRGLLSFSDMILHARGAAERVRASREFRHVLVDEFQDTDPLQFSLLESLRERGGAGLFAVGDPKQSIYRFRHADPALFAGTIAQADERIELDVSFRTRGPLLRRINGLFAHIWSSGLGSSAGLRGLAYEPLTPAAAPSERSEGTLAPFSLLLAVRSGRGEANARERLAAALASRIGDAVRSGRTVWDKAERRLRPARWRDFAVLLRNRNHHGLLEQAFAAEGIPVRLDRSTEYFARGEVGDVIALLRMAADPGDETALSGWLLSPFSGVPRGEALRLLEGRAAALRAGRRGPLSDLLRELIPEAFKRLVHLELLGRHRGPAALLEGFVRDRRWLSGYAPRYRLRALRNVRRAYSLARSYQRGLAVSLAGCARWMERALRDGSRMEEPHWMDPDADAVLIATVHASKGLEYPAVAVFDTARRTASSSLCPSRTLGLAFSGLPDALADISGAPGKNTETDGPEAQKDLEPRTMLWERLLSSQGELEEDMRLFYVACTRAQDALCLCGFVGEDKDGNRTLPRDRWTSLALSWLAGEKGCDWQELGQPEVRYLDEDGEGPAAPSGGARAEIRTEIRAKIGTGPEAETSGDATKVPPAPVPAPSLDGVTLASFSATSFALFEWCPLAWRRRYRQGLDLRWEIPDEAAGGTGDAESAGGADLGTLAHWILARWPSDRPMPGERDALSWWLSDPRVPQRLPANLREIWRDPGSREALADWLHRFKDSEAGVEIGGALRTGRARREAGFRVRVGGSGLPLVGAMDVVWRSTGAAGLWHVRDYKITLPSGAPDELYRSQLAFYALAVRELAERASEKGAGGGKTGLTKQNFEAVDVGLIFLREGGLIGSRCSFPRDFEWDGLRSRVLEAARGAALGDWPARTDRCRECPWAGNCPGRRRGRAPRRLGIDRIG
- a CDS encoding alpha/beta hydrolase; protein product: MSRFLLHAFFLLLGTLVVLMAAARFLLPSLAFHPTREITATPADAGLRYEDVTLTTDDGVRLRAWYVPAENARATLLFCHGNGGNLSWRVESLRIFHDLGLSSFVFDYRGYGQSEGSPSPEGVARDARAAWNWLQDRGVAPDDIVLFGRSLGGAVALELTRSVRPRALILESTFASPFGVLNLDFMAPLLRAAVGDIWNSREAAERLTVPTLCIHSPDDGIVPFREGRRLYEAVAGGKAFVEIHGSHNGGFLQSREIYVPALDRFLTEHFGPIRR
- the thiT gene encoding energy-coupled thiamine transporter ThiT, with the translated sequence MSEQVRSSRTVVLVEGALCIALSIVLSYIRLFRMPQGGSVNLELVPLILFAWRRGLCWGCGAGVLAGVMNLLLGGYVVHPVQAILDYPAAYGAIGLAALLPRQRLVSLVLAALAQFSCHVLSGVIFFASYAPEGTNPWVYSAIYNGSFLAPKIIISGVVTWLLLRKLEEVYPAGKR
- a CDS encoding acyl-CoA thioesterase; translated protein: MDSPQGFVCKTRVRYGETDQMGVAYYGRYLDWFEMGRTELCRSYGRTYRDWEADGILLPVVEAGCRYKSSLFYDDEIEIETHISEVTNVSVTFRCRVFRTADGKLAAEGWTRHAFVSKDGRLLRRGNPLADWMRGHLAP
- a CDS encoding AsmA-like C-terminal region-containing protein, which codes for MFNLFRKLLRHMTQLLLLLFPLLFLLAAGLVWLPTGRWLLLPIVRHIGSGLVPSLRVEGLEGSLYGGYTVTGAALVSGDAALLELRRLSVRPNWSSILSGSPWPEALELEGLSTDVESLRSLADRFGGGTASSEPLHVLPVRISVRDAAVASPWGALNLTSLDLSEQGGLVLRSALGELPLEADAVIGFSPLEVVSSDVRIGKGKGSFKGRIEQPFDLRGDLSALSLGSLLELLPGSADLRGTGRLDGRFSVRGTVDDLEAGGVLSLKRARVRDVPLELRLPWSWSGGVLTVSDAAFRSLSADASLALSADFRGGAGTSGPRLAARGSAKGVSLKNIGRLLAPQAGLAGEGGQVRFDLTADASGSVSGDLSASLPEVAAGGKRLVRNLTADIRLTPGAPPRIVCDGEVFGGRVRGRGEALRRNGALRPEMSFTATELDTALMAAVFPALAAAAPSGKLALTVRVDEAMAVSGTLSSPGLTAGGVTVRDLSASLRCADGQAVLERLEGRIGKAPLSLSGTADLRRKGLGFEGRVLGLDPRSIPQIASQVRGLLDVKAFVGGSFSDPRVTVHLTGKDARVADVPLRGLKLSASYADGRLTLPESALNLPGGTLTLRGTVALPREGKPQLDLSGILNGLNLASLFGAGKPQGLDGTLQGSFKVSGPADSAALSASLRGTGIRAGGVPLDGLELDLRGTTREIRVDRLSAALGKGTLEGKGSVSLSARNPMDHKLDVRLAVRDLSLRELLNPFVLDAPVGGILNGSLTLQGSPARPEATLRVDTPLTVRETIVDRLALSVQSSGKDRFALHASGKLGDFGLTVKGDVRREGSGWRYSMTTEPLDLDRMLSAKSPSLKGKLAGRMTAKLTGAVGAKGDGALPSVAVSLSIPRLTASGMTVTDIALPFRVSGGKATLSGGRAVFCKGSVRADADVNLAESKWQGTARVSGVDLGDLTRPFLPEGELVGSADANVRLKGNFGALMMVFANGSFTTSGGYLHKVGMIETISPIKRITFEAIRGTFFWDGSDLWLNPGTQATAGPGEPLYRYFSVNGPLGIPGKGLKLVCKGRFDVQMLNKVLGAMKGVFQYFTGGLSNTNLLKSVLGEALGVNKRDFQDVSFVLAGGWSNLQLLNLRIDKPLQDYLPLEKLNRTEEQRGDGAQFRLNLKFPTGPGAKGGENRTEDQLKDQLLDNLLNIGN